The sequence GTCCCGTGCTGTCTCCCGAACCTGGGGGTCGGGACGCAGCTCCCGTGCCGGGTAGGCCCGTAGCTCGTCCACCGAGTCGGTGGAGCGCTGGGACCCGATCGAGAACACCCGGATCTCGTCGACCTGATCACCCCAGAAGTCGAGCCGGACGGGTTGTGCGGCCTGGGCCGGGAATACGTCGAGGATGCCGCCCCGGACGGCGAACTCGCCCCGCGCCTCGACCCGATCGGTACGGGTGTAGCCGTAGGCGTCGAGGCGGTTGACCAAGGGCTCGAACGCCACCTCGGTCCCCGACCTCACCACCACCGGGTCGGTGGAGCACCGGCTGACCCGCTGGATAACGGATCGGACCGAAGCGACCACCACCAAGCCGCGAGGACCGCCCGACAGGCGGTCCCGGACCTCCGACCGCGAGGCCATGGTGGACAGGTTGGGGGAGACATGCTCGAAGGGCAGGGTCTCCCAGGATGGGAACAGTGCCACGTCGTCAGTGAACAGCCGGAGGTCGGAGGCGAGGGTTTCGGCTTCCGGATCGGATGGCACCACCACCACTACCGGCCCCCTGGCCGATCCGGCCAGCCCGGCCACCGTGATGGCACGGGCCGCCACCGGCACCACCAACCGGTCGGGGGGTCGGGGTAGGCGGTCGTGGCGCCAGCGATCCAGCAAAGGGGAGAGAGGTGCCCGCACGACCGACCATCGTACCCGGCCCTGGGAGGCGTGGCGGGCCGGTGAACGGGTCGGTTCAGGCGTCGGTGAGGCCGGCCTTCCGGAACGAGTCGAGCGCTCCGGCGAACGTCTCGCGGGCGGATCGATACTCCAATCCCAGCTCCCGGGTGGCCCGCGAACCGTCGTAACTGGCGCCGTAGCGCATCAGGTGCACGGTTTCCCGGCAGATGGGAACCGACCGAACCCGCCGCCCGATGAGGTCGGCCAGCGGGCCCAGCGGTACGAGCAGGGGCCTGGGCAGGAACCTGATCGTGTAGCTACGACCGGTCAGCGAGCTGATGAGGTCCGAGAGCTGGCGGAGGGTGATGGTGAATCCGCTCAGCACGTAGCGGCGGCCGGCCACTCCCAACCGCTCGGCGGCGATGTGGCCACGGGCGCAGTCCTCGGTGTCGACGATCGAGATGGGGGTGTCCACCAGGAACCTGAGCTTTCCGTTCACCGCCTGGACCAGCAGAGCCCCTGTGCCGCTTGTCCGGCCGGCACCCTGGACGGAGGAAGGGTTGACGACTACCACCTCCATGTCCCCCGCCTCGGCCATCGCCACCAGCTCGCCCTGGTGCTTGGACCGGGCGTAGTGGCTGGCGTAGCGGCCGGTGTGCCGGGTGGACTCGTCCCCCACGGTTCCCGGCTTCTCTCCCAGAGCTACCACCGAAGAGGTGTGGATCAGGCGCCTGACCCCGGCCCGGCGGGCAGCCCGTACCACGTTGCGGGTGCCCTCGACGTTGATCCGGTACAGGGCGGCCGGATCAGCGGGGCAGAAGGACACCAGCCCGGCGATGTCGTACACCACCTCGCAACCCGACATGGCCCGGACCAGGGAATCGGGGTCCTCGATGTCGCCGGCCGACGGTACGGCTCCCAGGCCGGCCAGAACCGACGCCGCCTTCTCCGAGCGAGCCAGACCCCTCACCTCCCGGCCGGATTCCACCAGCCGGCGGATCACCGGCTGCCCAACCACTCCGGTGCCACCGGTGACCAGGACGGTCACGAATCCGCGGTTCGTCCGGCCTGGCGGATCGCGTCCAGGAACTTGACGGCATAGTCCCAGCCCGACGCGATCGTCACCGCGCCGGCGAGCCACATCCAGTATTCGTCGAAGTAGAGCGGTCCCCACGGGTCCGGGAATCGCATCATCGCGAACCCGAGCGCGAAGAACTGGACGGCGGCCTTGGTCTTGCCGGCCACCGACGCCGGAACGAGAGTTCCGTCGATGGCGACCAGGCTCCGGATCGCCATCACCACGAACTCGCGGGTCATGATGATGACCGTGACCCACACCGAGGCCCGGTCCACCGAAACCAGGGCGATCAGCACGCCGCTCACCAGGATCTTGTCGGCGGTGGTGTCGAGGAAGGCGCCGACGGTGGAGGAGATGCCCTGGCGCCGGGCGATGTAGCCGTCGAGGGCGTCGCTGAGACCGGCGCAGATGACGAGCACCGTGGCTATACCGAAGAGGTACCGACCGCTGGTGTGCTCGGTGGCGAGCACCAGGCCGATGATGGCGGGAACGCACAGAACCCGGAAGAGCGCGAGCAGGTCAGGGATCGAAATAGGACTACCTCCCCGCGGCAACACTACACCGGGCGACAGACCACTAACCCGCCCAATCCAGCGAGCGTTCCAGCGCCTGGCGCCATCTGGCGTACAGCATCTCCCGGTCGGCAGTGGCCATGCCGGGTGACCACCGGTTGGCTTCCCGCCACCGGGACCGCAGATCGTCGAGATCACGCCAGAACCCCTCGGCCAGCCCGGCTCCGTAGGCGGCACCGAGAACGGTGGTCTCGTCCATTCCGGGACGCACCACCGGAACGTCCAGGATGTCGGCCTGGAACTGCATCAGCAGGTTGTTGACCACCATGCCCCCGTCGACCCGGAGTTCCTTGAGCGTCACGCCCGAGTCGGTCTGCATCGCCTCCAGCACCTCCCGGGTCTGGTAGGCCACCGCCTCTAGGGCGGCGCGGGCTATGTGCGACCGGGTGGAGAATCGGGTCAGGCCGGTGATCACCCCTCGGGCGTCCGAGCGCCAGTGCGGCGCGAACAGGCCCGAGAAGGCGGGCACGAAGTACACGTCGCCGTTGTCCTCCACCGAGGCGGCCAGGGTCTCCACCTCGCCCGCGGTCGAGATCATGCCGAGGTTGTCGCGCAGCCACTGCACCACCGCTCCGGCGATCGCGACGGAGCCCTCGAGGGCGTAAACAGGTGC is a genomic window of bacterium containing:
- a CDS encoding NAD-dependent epimerase/dehydratase family protein; translated protein: MTVLVTGGTGVVGQPVIRRLVESGREVRGLARSEKAASVLAGLGAVPSAGDIEDPDSLVRAMSGCEVVYDIAGLVSFCPADPAALYRINVEGTRNVVRAARRAGVRRLIHTSSVVALGEKPGTVGDESTRHTGRYASHYARSKHQGELVAMAEAGDMEVVVVNPSSVQGAGRTSGTGALLVQAVNGKLRFLVDTPISIVDTEDCARGHIAAERLGVAGRRYVLSGFTITLRQLSDLISSLTGRSYTIRFLPRPLLVPLGPLADLIGRRVRSVPICRETVHLMRYGASYDGSRATRELGLEYRSARETFAGALDSFRKAGLTDA
- the pgsA gene encoding CDP-diacylglycerol--glycerol-3-phosphate 3-phosphatidyltransferase, with the protein product MPRGGSPISIPDLLALFRVLCVPAIIGLVLATEHTSGRYLFGIATVLVICAGLSDALDGYIARRQGISSTVGAFLDTTADKILVSGVLIALVSVDRASVWVTVIIMTREFVVMAIRSLVAIDGTLVPASVAGKTKAAVQFFALGFAMMRFPDPWGPLYFDEYWMWLAGAVTIASGWDYAVKFLDAIRQAGRTADS